In the Adlercreutzia equolifaciens DSM 19450 genome, one interval contains:
- the rsgA gene encoding ribosome small subunit-dependent GTPase A, which yields MAEARYRGEVVKLDRGYPLVRLEDGELLRCEHATALVKGERRRAVIGDVVEVAVPPAHDKGVIEAIAPRTREFVRKDPTERAVPQVLAANFERVIVAQPVGEVNLRRLERELVLAFETGAEVTVVLTKADLADDAATRATVEAVRALAASAADVLVVSEDDPASVEAVRALLAPGTTTVLIGRSGVGKSSLVNMLVGAEVLSVGAVREGDGKGRHTTVSREIVEVPGAGRIVDMPGVRGLGLWDAEEGIGAAFPDVEALAAQCRFRDCTHHGEPGCAVRAAVESGELTPERYGSYQALQQEMAAMRDRREEARRMNKEKVSDTKRRRAGAPKGKRRR from the coding sequence ATGGCTGAGGCGCGCTATCGCGGCGAAGTGGTGAAGCTGGACCGGGGGTACCCGCTCGTGCGTTTGGAAGACGGCGAGCTTCTGCGCTGCGAGCACGCGACGGCCCTGGTGAAGGGGGAGCGCCGACGGGCCGTTATCGGGGATGTTGTGGAAGTGGCGGTGCCCCCGGCTCACGACAAGGGCGTCATCGAGGCCATAGCGCCGCGCACCCGCGAGTTCGTGCGCAAGGATCCCACCGAGCGCGCCGTGCCCCAGGTGCTCGCCGCCAACTTCGAGCGCGTGATTGTGGCCCAACCCGTGGGCGAGGTGAACCTGCGGCGCCTCGAGCGCGAGCTGGTACTGGCCTTCGAGACGGGGGCCGAGGTGACCGTCGTGCTCACCAAGGCCGACCTGGCCGATGACGCCGCCACCCGGGCCACGGTGGAGGCTGTGCGGGCCCTGGCCGCCTCGGCGGCCGACGTGCTCGTCGTGTCCGAGGACGACCCGGCATCGGTGGAGGCCGTGCGCGCGCTTCTGGCGCCGGGCACCACCACGGTGCTCATCGGGCGCTCGGGGGTGGGGAAGTCCAGTCTGGTGAACATGCTGGTGGGCGCCGAGGTTTTAAGCGTCGGTGCGGTTCGCGAGGGGGATGGCAAGGGCCGCCACACCACGGTGAGCCGCGAGATTGTGGAGGTGCCCGGTGCCGGTCGCATCGTGGACATGCCGGGCGTGCGGGGCTTGGGGCTGTGGGACGCCGAAGAGGGCATCGGCGCCGCCTTCCCCGATGTGGAGGCGCTGGCCGCGCAGTGCCGCTTCCGCGACTGCACTCACCACGGGGAGCCCGGCTGCGCGGTGCGCGCGGCCGTGGAATCCGGCGAGCTGACGCCGGAGCGCTACGGGTCCTACCAGGCCCTTCAGCAGGAGATGGCCGCCATGCGCGACCGTCGCGAAGAGGCGCGCCGTATGAACAAGGAAAAGGTGAGCGACACCAAGCGGCGCCGCGCAGGTGCGCCCAAGGGCAAGCGTCGGCGGTGA
- the murB gene encoding UDP-N-acetylmuramate dehydrogenase, whose protein sequence is MSAPSFEKSLQDIVGSQNVRPSEPLAEHTTFRIGGPAQWLVTPRSEDEVAGVVSTCEAAGIPWRVLGLGSNVLAPDEGLDGVTLLLADNFAAVEVLPGGLVRAAAGATNAAVAAAARDAGLAGYEFASGIPGTIGGAAIMNAGAYEGQFSDVAVEVRCLVPSEGSWRVANVPAPEAAWGYRQSRMMRESWVVLGATLQLRADSPAAIAARMEELRERRESKQPLEMPSAGSTFKRPEGHFAGALIQEAGCQGLRVGGAQVSTKHAGFVVNTGDATAADVLALIAEVQRRVHETTGVQLEPEVRLWQ, encoded by the coding sequence GTGAGCGCCCCGAGCTTCGAGAAGAGCCTTCAGGATATCGTCGGTTCGCAGAATGTGCGGCCCAGCGAACCCCTGGCCGAGCATACGACATTTCGCATCGGGGGGCCGGCGCAATGGCTCGTGACGCCGCGCTCCGAAGACGAGGTGGCAGGCGTGGTGTCGACTTGCGAGGCGGCCGGGATTCCCTGGCGTGTGCTGGGACTCGGCTCCAATGTGCTCGCGCCCGACGAGGGACTTGACGGCGTGACGCTTCTGCTGGCGGACAACTTCGCCGCCGTGGAGGTGCTGCCCGGCGGCCTCGTGCGAGCAGCAGCCGGGGCCACGAACGCCGCCGTGGCCGCCGCAGCGCGGGATGCCGGGCTTGCGGGCTACGAGTTCGCCAGCGGCATTCCCGGCACCATCGGAGGCGCAGCCATCATGAACGCCGGCGCCTACGAGGGCCAGTTCTCGGACGTAGCCGTGGAAGTACGCTGCCTGGTGCCGAGCGAGGGGTCGTGGCGCGTCGCGAACGTGCCAGCGCCGGAAGCCGCGTGGGGCTATCGCCAAAGCCGCATGATGCGCGAGAGCTGGGTGGTGCTCGGGGCCACGCTGCAGCTGCGCGCTGACTCCCCTGCCGCCATTGCCGCGCGCATGGAAGAGCTGCGCGAGCGCCGCGAGAGCAAGCAACCGCTGGAGATGCCGAGCGCCGGCAGCACCTTCAAGCGCCCCGAGGGTCACTTCGCGGGGGCTCTCATCCAAGAGGCCGGCTGCCAGGGCCTTCGCGTCGGCGGCGCGCAAGTATCCACCAAGCACGCCGGCTTCGTCGTGAACACCGGCGACGCCACCGCCGCCGACGTGCTGGCCCTCATCGCCGAGGTGCAGCGCCGCGTCCACGAAACCACCGGCGTGCAGTTGGAGCCCGAAGTGAGGCTCTGGCAGTAA
- a CDS encoding TrkH family potassium uptake protein has translation MWQRFTLYDLRVIGHYLGTLLLFFAALMALPLATALVFQEWEPAARYLAAIGITMVAGCSLRFLRIEPGRLDRRQALAVTGFAWVVLALFASFPLYFSGHYMTYLDAIFDGVSGLTTTGASLIVDLDHLSYADNMFRFAMHALGGLGLIVVALSFGLFGRGGGASLFSSEGRSEHVVPNVVQTTQFIARITLVIVSVATVIITALCLFMGMEPTRAFLNALWVSTSGFVTGGFTPMQLSIMYYHSFPLEAILMVLMILGSISFVIHAEVWKGRPLPFFRDIETKTMVLWIGVMAFVFTATLALSPFDDMLALLRRGLFMIISAFTTTGFQVVTTNQITTAFSNGAFLTLAFIMAVGGASGSTAGGIKFSRMGIIFKSIVSNVKETLAPDSARVVVSYNHVGRRTLTPEIVKEAMTVFILYVITYVIGALVGIAHGFEAIPAISESVAMTSNGGIITSVAGPGMAGTLELFYIFQMWAGRLEFMTLFALIVEVVASLVPRPRPKERS, from the coding sequence ATGTGGCAGCGATTCACCCTCTACGACTTGCGCGTTATCGGGCACTACCTGGGAACGCTCCTGTTGTTCTTCGCCGCGCTCATGGCTCTTCCCTTGGCGACGGCGCTGGTCTTTCAGGAATGGGAGCCGGCGGCGCGCTACCTCGCGGCAATCGGCATCACCATGGTCGCGGGCTGCAGTCTGCGCTTTCTGCGCATCGAGCCCGGACGCCTCGATCGCCGCCAGGCGCTGGCGGTGACCGGTTTCGCCTGGGTCGTCCTCGCGCTGTTCGCCTCGTTCCCCTTGTACTTCTCGGGGCATTACATGACCTACCTCGATGCCATCTTCGACGGCGTCTCCGGCCTGACCACCACGGGCGCCTCGCTCATCGTCGATTTGGATCACCTCTCCTACGCCGATAATATGTTCCGCTTCGCTATGCACGCTCTGGGCGGTCTCGGCCTTATCGTGGTGGCGTTGTCCTTCGGGCTTTTCGGCCGCGGCGGCGGCGCATCGCTGTTTTCGTCGGAGGGCCGCAGCGAGCACGTGGTGCCCAACGTGGTGCAGACCACCCAGTTCATTGCTCGCATCACCCTGGTCATCGTCTCCGTCGCCACGGTGATCATCACGGCGTTATGCCTGTTCATGGGCATGGAGCCCACCCGCGCCTTCCTGAACGCGCTGTGGGTGTCTACCTCCGGGTTCGTGACCGGCGGTTTCACGCCCATGCAGCTTTCCATCATGTACTACCATTCCTTCCCCCTTGAGGCGATTCTCATGGTGCTCATGATTTTGGGCTCTATCAGCTTCGTCATTCACGCCGAGGTGTGGAAGGGGCGTCCGCTCCCGTTTTTCCGCGACATCGAGACGAAGACGATGGTGCTTTGGATAGGGGTCATGGCCTTCGTCTTCACGGCCACGCTCGCCCTGTCGCCCTTCGATGACATGCTCGCGCTTTTGCGCCGCGGCCTGTTCATGATCATCTCGGCGTTCACCACGACGGGCTTTCAGGTGGTCACCACCAACCAGATCACCACCGCTTTCAGCAACGGCGCCTTCCTCACCCTGGCGTTCATCATGGCCGTTGGCGGCGCTTCCGGCTCCACGGCCGGCGGCATCAAGTTCTCGCGCATGGGCATCATCTTCAAGTCCATCGTGTCGAACGTGAAGGAGACGCTGGCACCGGATTCGGCTCGCGTCGTCGTTTCCTACAATCACGTGGGCAGGCGCACCTTGACGCCGGAAATTGTGAAAGAGGCCATGACGGTGTTCATCCTGTACGTGATCACCTACGTTATCGGCGCGCTGGTGGGCATTGCGCACGGGTTCGAGGCCATTCCCGCAATCTCCGAGTCGGTGGCCATGACGTCCAACGGCGGCATCATCACGTCGGTGGCGGGGCCCGGCATGGCGGGAACCCTCGAGCTGTTCTACATCTTCCAGATGTGGGCTGGCCGCTTGGAGTTCATGACGCTGTTCGCCCTTATTGTGGAAGTGGTGGCCTCCCTGGTGCCGCGGCCTCGACCGAAGGAGCGCTCATGA